From the genome of Streptacidiphilus sp. PB12-B1b:
CGCGCGAATTGACCACCGCGGCGCGCAGCTTGGCCAGCTGCCCCTCCGGGAGGTCGGGGTGGATGCGGTAGAGCGTGTCCGTCACCACCAGACCCAGCACCGAGTCGCCGAGGAACTCCAGGCGCTCGTTGGTGGGCAGACCACCGTTCTCGTAGGCGTACGAGCGGTGAGTGAGCGCACGTACCAGAAGGGCCGGCTCGAGTGTGTACCCGAGCCGCCCCTCCAGAACGGCGTACGCGGTGTCGGCGTGTTGCGACGCAGACGCTGACATCGTGTTGGTCACCAGCCGATCAGACCGACAGGACCTGACGGCGGTTGTACGTGCCGCAGCTGGGGCACGCGATGTGGCCCAGCTTGGGCTCGTGGCAGCGGTCGCAAGCCACCAGGGCGGGGACCGCAGCCTTCCACTGCGAACGGCGGTGGCGCGTGTTGCTG
Proteins encoded in this window:
- the rpmF gene encoding 50S ribosomal protein L32, with product MAVPKRKMSRSNTRHRRSQWKAAVPALVACDRCHEPKLGHIACPSCGTYNRRQVLSV